From the Naumovozyma dairenensis CBS 421 chromosome 10, complete genome genome, the window TAAGACAAGTGAGAGAATATATATCCTCAGAAAGAAACAATGTCTTCTTTTCCGATAATGTTAGATCGTTATATAATCCAGATGACGTTGAGACAATGCCTTGTAAAGTTTTTGGAGGTGCTGTCGAGCAGCAAGGTGATGATGGATActtttcattcatttaaaaTTACTAATGAAATCAGTTACATCGACAAGAAAAGATGGCAAATAATTGATAACTCTGACTTTTAAATTCCAGTGTATTAATATAACTTTGAGACTTAACTTTGCGTTACTGTAACACTATTAAACAAAATAGAGAGATATTGTTAACCTCGAAACTGCAATCTGAAAGCTTAAGGTGACTGGTTTTCTATTTATTCTCCAAGCGGACCAACTATCGAGtgattattttcattaggctatgtaataaataaaataagtAGATCCCTTGGCATACAgttttgatattgaatcaatCTATCTACTCATTCTTTTTCACATCATGTGAAGTAGGTTCcctttcattttctataACAGAGATAGCTACCATTATCCATGATGGCAACCATCCCAGACAAAGGACAAACCAAGTCCAACATCTCATATCTTTCCACGCAGATATTAACCTATTTATGACTCGTAATCCTTGTAATCCTTGTAATCCTGAGTTGGAAGAGACATTATTGTAGATGATTAATGCAATAAATGGATTTGATATCATCAACaggataatattttccagTTTAATCTGTGGAGCTGTATTGGCGGTAATACTCCGAACCTTTGTCATTGGGAATGCCATTAATCCGATCATGAAGGAGAGTGGGAAATTAAccattaataatgatgttaGAATTAAACTTAAATGTAAAAATGCAAAACTTCTTAATCTGTTAGAGACAGCAGGTTTGAACaactttttgttttgtattattatagatgaaatggaaataaCAATGTTAATTAACAGTAACAGAGATGGTATTGGAAGAATTAAGAATAATTGAGCCAAGATAAAACATGCAACCAACGTAACAGTCCATACTATGGCAGGTATTAGAGTATAATTGCTGAAAAATGGTAATGCGAAAGATGgattattaatatatgaATCCATAAAGGCAATAACAAATGCAACAGAAAGGATGACAGCTGATGGCAAATAACTACtaattgaaacaaattgTCTTGGAgccaataataaataaaagaagaatgatTGATGGAACTTCTCTAGAAGATTGTTTATTGATCTAAACATTGCTTCCGGGACACGACCAAAACATGTAATATCTAATGGGCCACTGTTACCCTTCGTTTTCAAAGTAATTGATTGGATTCTCCATCCACTGAATGCTTCATTCCCATGAGTCTTTGTTAAGCCAGAAAATGCTGAACTTTGAATACTGGCAACTAAAATCTTTAACCTTGTCCAATAGTTATTCTCTTTTATTTGATCAAATGGTGTCCCATGTAATGAAACTCTCATACCTTCATGTTCCGCGATATAGATACCAATATTAACTAAATCCAAATTAGGGAGTTCACCATTCAATCCATCATAATAAACTTCCAAATAATCGAAATAATCGTTTTCACCTGGACTATCCAACACGATAGCTGCTTCGATGGAACCACCAGTTAAATCTAATGACGTATAATAAGCTTCCACCCAAGATCTTAATGCAGAATCAGGATTTTCGCTAAACACAacaatgatatttttagaCCAAACGGGCCAACGTGAGAAATATCTGGCCAAAGCAACCCCGACAGCAGCACCATTTGTATTAAATTCACCATCTACGTTAAACCATGGGACTGCAAGCACTATTGCCTCGGTGCCGTCACCCCTTGGAGCATGGAATACACCATAAAGAACCTCGTTATCGCGATTTTCATAAATTTGAGTCTTTACGCCAAACTCATTCAACCAAGATTCCATAATTTGGTTCCTTTCCCTCGATGTAGAGTTTTCCATATGAACAAGTTCATTCCTATACCCTCTAACAATATTCCATTCAGTCTCTCTAAAATAACTATAGGCTTGTGACGGCATCAAAGCATTTTCAGAAATGTATGTGTTGCGGTATTGTCCATCCATTGGCAAGATGGCAATCATAAGAATACTAATCGCGACAAATATGATGGAGATTTTGGGGAGTTGAGCCATGATTTTGGGTATGAGACCCCGGGAGACTATTACTCTTTGTACTCTTTCTAACAGACCCATTTCCTTGTAGTAGCGATTGTAGCGTCTCCTGGAGTAAGACCTAATATACCAACGTTACTTCCTTAACAGTTTGGCTA encodes:
- the GAA1 gene encoding GPI-anchor transamidase subunit GAA1 (similar to Saccharomyces cerevisiae GAA1 (YLR088W); ancestral locus Anc_8.261), producing MGLLERVQRVIVSRGLIPKIMAQLPKISIIFVAISILMIAILPMDGQYRNTYISENALMPSQAYSYFRETEWNIVRGYRNELVHMENSTSRERNQIMESWLNEFGVKTQIYENRDNEVLYGVFHAPRGDGTEAIVLAVPWFNVDGEFNTNGAAVGVALARYFSRWPVWSKNIIVVFSENPDSALRSWVEAYYTSLDLTGGSIEAAIVLDSPGENDYFDYLEVYYDGLNGELPNLDLVNIGIYIAEHEGMRVSLHGTPFDQIKENNYWTRLKILVASIQSSAFSGLTKTHGNEAFSGWRIQSITLKTKGNSGPLDITCFGRVPEAMFRSINNLLEKFHQSFFFYLLLAPRQFVSISSYLPSAVILSVAFVIAFMDSYINNPSFALPFFSNYTLIPAIVWTVTLVACFILAQLFLILPIPSLLLLINIVISISSIIIQNKKLFKPAVSNRLRSFAFLHLSLILTSLLMVNFPLSFMIGLMAFPMTKVRSITANTAPQIKLENIILLMISNPFIALIIYNNVSSNSGLQGLQGLRVINRLISAWKDMRCWTWFVLCLGWLPSWIMVAISVIENEREPTSHDVKKNE